The proteins below come from a single Pseudomonadota bacterium genomic window:
- a CDS encoding phage integrase N-terminal domain-containing protein, producing the protein MRNLNYQLKQLCRRNRDGSRSTQVGRERILTLVANDLHQLGFRGLQAKSLKPKHVEALTKHWLTSSVSAGTIKNRMSAVRWWAEKIDKRNVVARENVYYGIPERKTGRRSPVPKLDDSALRRIPNPMVRMSLRLQAAFGLRREEAIKIRPAMADRGDCLWLKSTWTKGGRSRTVPIVSPDQRVVLDEAKSMAGLGSLIPSEGNYVRQLRRYEHQTAQSGFSKLHGLRHAYAHGRYRELTGWLCPAAGGCRSAELSPSKKSRDQAARLIISQELGHSRIAVTRIYLD; encoded by the coding sequence TTGAGAAATCTGAACTACCAATTGAAACAGCTGTGCCGCCGGAATCGAGACGGTAGCCGCTCAACCCAGGTGGGTCGCGAACGCATATTGACCCTCGTCGCCAATGATTTGCACCAGCTGGGTTTTCGAGGACTTCAGGCTAAATCGCTGAAGCCGAAACACGTGGAAGCGCTGACCAAGCACTGGCTGACGTCGAGCGTTTCCGCTGGGACGATTAAGAACCGAATGTCGGCGGTGCGCTGGTGGGCGGAGAAAATCGATAAGCGAAATGTGGTCGCAAGAGAGAACGTCTACTACGGAATTCCTGAACGGAAGACTGGCCGACGGTCGCCGGTGCCAAAACTGGACGACTCAGCACTCAGGCGAATTCCTAACCCGATGGTTCGAATGAGCCTGAGGTTGCAAGCCGCTTTCGGATTGAGGAGGGAAGAAGCCATCAAAATCCGCCCTGCAATGGCGGATCGTGGTGACTGTCTTTGGCTAAAATCGACGTGGACGAAGGGCGGTAGGTCAAGAACCGTTCCTATCGTTTCTCCTGATCAACGAGTTGTTCTTGATGAGGCCAAGTCAATGGCGGGATTGGGCTCTTTGATCCCCTCAGAAGGTAATTACGTAAGACAGCTCCGACGGTATGAACATCAGACTGCCCAGTCGGGGTTTTCGAAACTACACGGACTTCGCCACGCCTACGCGCATGGAAGGTACCGCGAGCTGACGGGTTGGCTCTGTCCTGCTGCTGGCGGATGTAGATCGGCAGAGCTTTCGCCGTCAAAAAAGTCCCGTGATCAGGCGGCAAGATTGATCATTAGTCAGGAGCTTGGGCACAGCCGTATTGCGGTTACACGTATCTACTTAGATTAA